In the Halobacteriovoraceae bacterium genome, CCTCTATCCCTATTGTTTTGGCAAGCATTATTTTATATTTGAAATGTTCAAATTTAGTCTCATCATATTCAATAAGAGATTCAATATAGAAGTCCAAAGCTTCTCTATAATCTTGAAATGAAACTTTTCCATCATTAAATTCATCAATAAGTTGATTAAAACTTTTTTCATCATTTGCAATTTGTGCTTCTAGAATTAAAACTCTGTTTTGAAGATTGATAATGGTTTTATAAATCTGACGTAATAAGGTTTTCGCACGATGATTAGCATATTCTAATTTATGTTTTGCTAATTTTTTATCAATGAGTGCTTTTTCTGTAAGATTCTTATTTAAAAGTCCATTTTCGCCAAAGAGTGTCCATTGTGAATCTAAAGTAGCGACGATATCAATATCATTAATTAAACTAGATGTTCCCGATGTGGAACTATCTGATGTTGCATACCTGGAATCAACACTTCCAACATTATAGCTGTGCTTGAAAGCACCAAGAGATACAGTAAACTTGGGGAGAGGGAGATTTTCTTTTAAAGCAAGTTCATGGCCTTTACTTGCAACTTTTAGATCCTTTGTGGCCTCAAGGATTTCAGGATTATTATTTTTAGCTAGTTCTAAAACTTCAGAAAGTGCGAGCCTAATTTTAGTAAACTCTAGCTCATCAATAACGATATAACTTGGATTGTTTTCATCTTTCAATAATATGGCCATACTTTCATCGGCCTGAATGCGAGCTATTTTCGCTTCATAATAAGAACGTTGTGCTTTTAGATACTCTGTCCGTGATTGATAAAAATAGCGTCGATTAATTTTTCGAGCAGTGACTTTTTCCTTCATCAATCGATACATATACGTTGCATGTCTCAATTTTTGTTTGTAATGATCCTCAGTTCGTTTTATTTTATCGAGTTCAAAATATCTTATAAATAAGTCATGTTTTAGAGATCTTCTTTCTTCATTGTATTCTTTTTTATCACGTAAGAATTCTAATTGAGACATTTGATAATTCAAATAATCTTTTCCCCAATTAAAAACAGTATAATCACTTATTGCAAGACCAAAAGAGCCACTAGGTATAGACGAGCGATCATCCGTTTCTCCTCCACCAGGTTTAAGTGTTCCAACACTATGAGTACTTGTGTTAAAGGTGAGACTTATCTTTGGATACCAGTAATTGAGATACGTATCTCTCCAATTTAAATCGAGCTTACGTTCTTGCCAGTCACGAATTTTTTGGTCGTAACTCTCTCTTAATCCTTCTTCCAAAACATCTTTGAGTCTAATTGTTTTAGAATAGGGATTAAAGGTCTGTGAGGAGGTTTGTTGAATAAATTGTCCACTATCAGATTTCATTTCAATTTCTTTTCGAGATAATGTTTTATCGATATCGGTATCTTGCGCCAAAATATTTGAAGAAAGCAGCAAGTAAAGAATTGAAAATAAAGACAAACAAATCATATCGTCTATTTTCAAAGAAAGAAGTGCCAATAGTCAAATAATAATAAACTTATTTAATAAGTTCTTTTTTTGGTTCTAGTGTAATACCTGGACAACCTTTGCGAATGATTTTCTCTTCGAGATTCGCTATTTTAATTTGCATGAGCGAGGCCTCTCGAATCACTGCGTCACGATTGATTTTGAGTTTTGTAATAACAGATTTTCTATTTGGGGGTGCTTTTTTTATTAGGTTTTCGGCCCTCAGCCTTAACGCGAGCAGTCTTTGTTTGAATGTTAAACGATCATTTCTTTGTTTTAAAAGTTCTCTACAATTTGCACTAATACTAGGATCTGAAATTTTGTTTTGTCTCAGTAAATCAGCATTTTCCTGACAATAAACATTATTTAAAAATAAAATGACTAATAATCCTATAATTTTTAATAGTTTCATTTCAACAAAAACCCTAGAAAAAAGGCCATCACCTTCAAATAGTTTAACATAGATATTAAATTATAAGGCAAAAAGTGATAGGCTGGTGCTTTAAATTGAACGGAGAGGTCTGTTAATGTCCAATGATTTATCGAATCAGGACGTACTCATTTTAATTCCTGCTAGATACGCTTCAACGCGATTTCCAGGTAAGCCACTCTGTAAAATTTTAGGAAAAAGTATGATCCAGAGAGTTTATGAAAATTGCATAAACTCAGAGATATCAACATATGTAGTTACTGATAATGATGAAATCGAACTACATGTAAAAGACTTTGGTGGTCAAGTTATAAGAGTTGATGATGATGTACCTTCTGGTACTCAAAGAATTAAACTTGCTCTAGACCGTTTTCTAAAAGATAAAAACTATAAATTTATTATCAATGTTCAAGGGGATGAGCCACTTTTAGAAGGAAAAGATCTAAGAAATCTTATTCAGTTTCATAGAAATTCCAATTTCGCAGTTACTACTTTTGTGAGCGAGAGACCCTATAAAAATACCAAGAATGAATTTCAAGATTGGAATAGAGTTAAGGCCGTATTAGGTGAAAACGGACGATGTGTATATTTTTCCCGTTCTCCTGTACCTTATGATCGATATAACAAAAGAAGTAAGTGGTACTTACATATCGGAGTTTATTGCTACACTATGGAATCACTGAATAGATTTCTAGATTATAAAACAACTGAACTGGAAGAAATGGAGTGCTTGGAGCAATTGAGATTGATGTCCCACGGACTAACATATGGGGCCCAAATACTATCTCATGAATTAATTGGGGTAGACAAACCTGATGATATTCAAAAAGTTGAAAAAAGATTGAGGGAGTTAGGCCATGAGTAAGGGGCAAAAAAAGTTTATCTTCATTACCGGAGGAGTTTCAAGCTCATTGGGCAAAGGACTCGCATCGGCCAGTATGGCCGCGCTTTTAGAAAGACGTGGAATTAAAATTGATATGCTTAAAATGGATCCCTATATTAATGTTGACCCTGGAACGATGAGTCCTACTCAACATGGAGAAGTTTTTGTAACAGATGATGGAGCAGAAACAGATTTAGATCTGGGGCATTATGAAAGATTTACCCAACTCACTCTTACCAAGAAAAGTAATTTCACTACAGGACAGGTCTATCTCCAGGTGATTGAAAATGAGCGTGAGGGGAAGTATCTAGGAAAAACCGTACAAGTCGTTCCCCATATCACTGACGAAATAAAAAGAAGAATTCACCTTGCCGCTGAAGATTGCGATTTACTTCTTGCTGAAATTGGTGGAACTGTCGGAGATATTGAGTCACTTCCTTTTATGGAATCTATTCGTCAGTTTGCCCAAGACGTAGGCCCTGATAATGTTTGTTTTGTCCACCTTGTATTAGTTCCCTATTTAGATGCGGCCGGTGAATTAAAATCTAAACCTGCTCAACATTCTGTTAAAGAATTAAGATCGATTGGACTTTTTCCCAATGTCATAATCTGTAGAAGTGATCGGGAAATTGACTCAGAAATTATTAATAAAATTTCTTTATTTTGTAATGTTCCTAAAGAAAATGTTTTCCAATCAATAGACCTTAACAGCATTTATAAAGTCCCTCTTTCATTTCATAAACAAGGGGTTGATGAAAAAATTTCTGAAATTCTGGGCATATGGTCTGGAAGACCTCAGATCGAAGATCTTAAAGAGGTAATTTACAATATCGACAATCCTACTCAAACAGTAAAAATAGGAATTGTCGGAAAGTACACCGACCTAATTGAGTCTTATAAATCTTTAGATGAGGCCTTAAAACATGGGGCCATTATTAATCAAGTTAAGTTAGATATGACTTATATCGACTCTGAAGAGTTAGAAAAAGGTAAAAATGAAGATGTCTTAAAGGCAGTTGATGCTATTCTTGTTCCCGGTGGTTTTGGACAAAGAGGAACAGAAGGTAAAATTAAGGCCATTCAGTATGCCCGTGAAAGTCAAGTTCCATACTTTGGAATATGTCTCGGAATGCAACTGGCCATGATTGAATTCGCAAGAAATAAAGCAAATATTTCTAAGGCCACATCTCAAGAGTTTGGTGAGAAAGGTGATCTAATCGTCCATTATATGGAAGGCCAGTCTGAGGATATCGCCAAAGGTGGATCGATGAGATTAGGGGCCTACGATTGTGACCTAGAAAAAACAACGTTAGCGCATAAAATATATGGAATCACTCATATATCAGAAAGACATAGACATCGTTTAGAAGTTAATAATGAATATATTGATCAAATTGAAAAGTCCGGAATGAAAGTTTCTGGCAGAAATAAAAAACTCAATCTGGTCGAAGTCATAGAGCTTCCTGGGCATCCTTTCTTTATTGGTTGCCAATATCATCCAGAATTTAAATCTAGACCATTTTCTCCCCATCCCATTTTTAAAGAATTTATAAGAGCTGCGATAGAGTATAATAAGAGTAAATAATCTTATGGAGTTGAGATGAAAGATAAACTTGAATTTTTTTCTGGCCCGTGTGTTCTAGAGAGTGAGTTGATAGTTGATACCATCGCTTCAAAACTTAAAGAAGATTTAGACGAATTCAAGGATGAGATTGTTTTTACCTTTAAAGGGAGTTTTGATAAGGCCAACAGAACATCAGTTAATTCATACAGAGGTCCAGGAATTGAAAAAGGTCTAAAGCTTTTAGAGAATGTTAAAAGTAAATACGGCCTTCCCACAATTACAGATTTTCATTTACCTTCACAGGCCGAAGAAATTGCTTCAGTTGTGGATGTTCTTCAAGTTCCTGCCTTTTTATGTCGACAGACAGATATGATTATTGCTGGAGCTCAGGCCGCAAAAAAGTATGGACGACGTTTAAAAATAAAAAAGGGCCAGTTCCTCTCTCCTGAAGAAACAGAAAATATCGTAACTAAAGCAAACAGCTTTTTGGATAAAGATAAAATATTATTAACAGAACGAGGAACATCCTTTGGGTATAATAACCTTGTGGTAGATATGGCCTCTTTTCAAATCATGAAGTCTTTTGGTGTTAAGACGATTCATGATGCGACTCATTGTGTACAAAGACCAGGTTGTCTGGGCCAAGCAACAGGCGGAAAGAGAGAGCAAATTTTTGTTTTAGCAAAAGCTGCTATTGCTGCTGGAGCAGATGGGATTTTTATGGAGACTCATCCTAGGCCTGATGAAGCTTTATCAGATGCGAGTACATCTTTGCCTTTAGATAGTGTGAAGGGGATGATATCCACATTGCTTAAAATTTATAAGATTGTATAGTTCAAAGGATGGAAAATGCAGTTAGATGATTTGAAACAAATTGCCAAGAGATTCGAAGACAAACTTTCAAAAATTAAAGTGGCAGCATTTGACGTAGATGGTGTTTTGACAAATGGTC is a window encoding:
- a CDS encoding TolC family protein, which gives rise to MICLSLFSILYLLLSSNILAQDTDIDKTLSRKEIEMKSDSGQFIQQTSSQTFNPYSKTIRLKDVLEEGLRESYDQKIRDWQERKLDLNWRDTYLNYWYPKISLTFNTSTHSVGTLKPGGGETDDRSSIPSGSFGLAISDYTVFNWGKDYLNYQMSQLEFLRDKKEYNEERRSLKHDLFIRYFELDKIKRTEDHYKQKLRHATYMYRLMKEKVTARKINRRYFYQSRTEYLKAQRSYYEAKIARIQADESMAILLKDENNPSYIVIDELEFTKIRLALSEVLELAKNNNPEILEATKDLKVASKGHELALKENLPLPKFTVSLGAFKHSYNVGSVDSRYATSDSSTSGTSSLINDIDIVATLDSQWTLFGENGLLNKNLTEKALIDKKLAKHKLEYANHRAKTLLRQIYKTIINLQNRVLILEAQIANDEKSFNQLIDEFNDGKVSFQDYREALDFYIESLIEYDETKFEHFKYKIMLAKTIGIEDFPGENFENMAKSKKGLDLNK
- the kdsB gene encoding 3-deoxy-manno-octulosonate cytidylyltransferase, which encodes MSNDLSNQDVLILIPARYASTRFPGKPLCKILGKSMIQRVYENCINSEISTYVVTDNDEIELHVKDFGGQVIRVDDDVPSGTQRIKLALDRFLKDKNYKFIINVQGDEPLLEGKDLRNLIQFHRNSNFAVTTFVSERPYKNTKNEFQDWNRVKAVLGENGRCVYFSRSPVPYDRYNKRSKWYLHIGVYCYTMESLNRFLDYKTTELEEMECLEQLRLMSHGLTYGAQILSHELIGVDKPDDIQKVEKRLRELGHE
- a CDS encoding CTP synthase, which translates into the protein MSKGQKKFIFITGGVSSSLGKGLASASMAALLERRGIKIDMLKMDPYINVDPGTMSPTQHGEVFVTDDGAETDLDLGHYERFTQLTLTKKSNFTTGQVYLQVIENEREGKYLGKTVQVVPHITDEIKRRIHLAAEDCDLLLAEIGGTVGDIESLPFMESIRQFAQDVGPDNVCFVHLVLVPYLDAAGELKSKPAQHSVKELRSIGLFPNVIICRSDREIDSEIINKISLFCNVPKENVFQSIDLNSIYKVPLSFHKQGVDEKISEILGIWSGRPQIEDLKEVIYNIDNPTQTVKIGIVGKYTDLIESYKSLDEALKHGAIINQVKLDMTYIDSEELEKGKNEDVLKAVDAILVPGGFGQRGTEGKIKAIQYARESQVPYFGICLGMQLAMIEFARNKANISKATSQEFGEKGDLIVHYMEGQSEDIAKGGSMRLGAYDCDLEKTTLAHKIYGITHISERHRHRLEVNNEYIDQIEKSGMKVSGRNKKLNLVEVIELPGHPFFIGCQYHPEFKSRPFSPHPIFKEFIRAAIEYNKSK
- the kdsA gene encoding 3-deoxy-8-phosphooctulonate synthase, whose amino-acid sequence is MKDKLEFFSGPCVLESELIVDTIASKLKEDLDEFKDEIVFTFKGSFDKANRTSVNSYRGPGIEKGLKLLENVKSKYGLPTITDFHLPSQAEEIASVVDVLQVPAFLCRQTDMIIAGAQAAKKYGRRLKIKKGQFLSPEETENIVTKANSFLDKDKILLTERGTSFGYNNLVVDMASFQIMKSFGVKTIHDATHCVQRPGCLGQATGGKREQIFVLAKAAIAAGADGIFMETHPRPDEALSDASTSLPLDSVKGMISTLLKIYKIV